Within the Candidatus Fusobacterium pullicola genome, the region CCCAATTTCCCCGGTGAAACAGCCACTATTCCACCACCTACACCACTCTTACAAGGTATTCCTACTCTTACAGCTACCTCTCCAGACATATCATAAGTTCCACAAGTTATCATTAAAGTCTTTATAATTGTACTTATTCTTGGTGTCAATATCTGCTCCCCTGTACTTGTACATCCGTTATTTGCTAAAAATAATCCTAATTTAGCTAATGTATAGGCAGTAACCTCTATTGAACACTGCTTAAAATAGACTTCTAATGCATCCTCTACATTTCCCTCTATTATTCCATCATTTTTTAAAAAATATCCCATTGCTCTATTTTTATTTCCTGTTTCACTCTCTCCACAATAAATTTTATAATTTACATCCAACGTTTCATCTTCAGTAATTTTTTTAAAAAACTCCAATACTCTTTGGAATTTTTCTCTGGCATCTTTCCCCTTTATCATAGCTGCTACAGCTATTGCCCCTGCATTTATCATA harbors:
- the glsA gene encoding glutaminase A encodes the protein EGNRYTAGDWEIKFTVQSISKLVTLMLAILDNGEEFVFSKVGMEPSGDPFNSIRKLETSSKKKPYNPMINAGAIAVAAMIKGKDAREKFQRVLEFFKKITEDETLDVNYKIYCGESETGNKNRAMGYFLKNDGIIEGNVEDALEVYFKQCSIEVTAYTLAKLGLFLANNGCTSTGEQILTPRISTIIKTLMITCGTYDMSGEVAVRVGIPCKSGVGGGIVAVSPGKLGIGVYGPSLDAKGNSIGGIHLLEDLSRELKLSIF